Genomic window (Falco cherrug isolate bFalChe1 chromosome 4, bFalChe1.pri, whole genome shotgun sequence):
ATGCCACTCAGATGCTTTGCCAATAAATAATCTTACAGCTTCAAAATCAATCACTGTGTTACAAAGACTCCATCTGTGATTGAAATAATTCTATTTCCCCTGGAGACACATACCTATGAAAAATTTAAGAGGTCATCAATCATGGTCTTTCTTTCCAATGTTTATAAAGTTGTATCTTTGGATAAAAGAACATTTCCAGTGTTCTTGTCACAAAAGAAATCATACCTGCGGTCTAGCATATTTACAGGCAGGATCACTGTGCTTAGGTAGACTGCATCTCATCTCTAATTTTTTGAACTTATATAAAATAACTGTTCTGGGGCTCTCTCTGTTATTTGTAGATCTTTAGTAGAGGGATGAAAAGAGATCTCAATATATATGAGAATTAGACTCTAGGCTTAAGTATACAGTATATAATTGTATAGCATAATGCCACTGAAGAACAATGCTAGATGCATTCTTTTCATGTCAAGCGCTCTGAAATTGTGTATGCTCGAACAATTCAGATTTGCATTCTGCACAAAATTTTACATGGTCACATATAATTTGCTATTTTCCCATAGCACATTAGCTGTTTGTTGATGATATATCAAGAATCACTTGATAACAGCGTAGCAGCCAATGTGTCTTGTCATTAAACCATTGGACTTTTTACTGGAAACAAAAACATCATCATAAAAttcaaataaacatttcagaaggaTCATCACACAGGATGTACTATACTAAACCCATCCAAAACCCAATCCTGTGAGGTGTGTTTTACAGTCAATCGCTTCCCAGATAGTTTTCTATCAGTATTAATGTTGAGATTCAAGGCACAACAAGCACCTTAATCCAGTTCTTAACCTCAATTAGGGAAACAGCTGGATAAAACTCCAAACGTGCCTTTCTCTGTCACCTCCACAGGAAATGTCAACCTCTATTTGGGCTACCTTGGGTCTAATGATCTCTTGATTCGTGAACAAAAATCTTCACACTGGTTGTTAGAAATCATGTAGTCTGACTGTAACAGGAGGGTGGGATCTGTGCCCAGAGCATGAATAGAGCAGGGATATTCAACGTTGTACCTGCCCGCTCTCTCACGTACTTATTCACAAGATAACTCATAGATATAAAGCCACTAACATATTATGTATGAGGCAGAGGCAGGTTTTGGCAGaacttagggtttttttgttagtgcACAAAGGACATTTTACCATACTCTAATGCATCCCTAGGGCAGGGACCGGGCAGCACAACAGCAGGAGCTTCAGCTGCTTCCAGGTCAAGGTGTAGCTCTTGTGCCCTTATTTGAGCTTTCTACCTTATCTCCACATGAAAAAATGAACGCAGAAAGTCTTCCTGGGAATCAGTTTTGCTCATTAGCCATGAAATCTGCTCACTTCCTGAAAAGTTCATAGTGTAATCTCCGGGTATTGCAGGTCAAAGAAAGATTAAGCAgtcaatttattttagaaactgagaaagagaaaagtgagCTTGACCTATTAGTAATTTTTTCACTCCCACCCAAACCATTAGATAAGTCTGAGATAAAGGACTTGAATTCattaaaatttctgaagaatagaaagaactgctttttaattttccttttcttgctctctcaaaaaaagaaaatccctgtAATTTCATAGGTCAAGCTATGATTACATCCCTTTTGATAAAACGCTGAATTACAGAAGAGATAGGACTTTTCAGTTCAAATTTATCATGCTTATCATGGACTCTTGGATGATAGAAATCAACTTCACAGGAAGCTGAGAGTTCTCAGGATTTCTGTAAAACATGAGCTTCATCAACACTCATAGGACTGGCAAGCCAGGTCTGATATATCTAACCTTTTGCTCCATTGTTGTTACAGTGAACAGAAACAGCGTAATGAAAAAACActagaaaacaattttccttCAAGGGTCTTCGAAGTTCGCACATCAAAGGGAatgctgcaaagctgcagcaTGAAAATCTGATGGTTTGGGTTCCCAGAGTTGCTAAACAATGTCATTTCTGCCAGCTTGTTGATAGGCAGAATGAGGAGCATTCACACCACCCACGCTCGAGGTCTCAACAGAGTGCCCACAGCAGGTGCTTGGGCTGCGTGAAGTTCCTCTTTGGACACCTCTGAACCTCTCTTTTTCTCAGCCACCTTCTCAAGCAGCCCGTGTTGACTTCACCAGGACCCTCAGATCACGGGGCCACAATATGTCTTATTTATGTGCAGAGTCTTACAAAGTGTATACACCCTCAAGAGTTGGGAAGAGTCTCATGCTTGGCTGTGCTCTGGGGAACACTTTGTGTCCTGAGGAGCATTTCTAGTTAACAGGAAGGCCTGATATTAATCATGcctttatttagaaaacaaggTGCCCTTGGATCCACAGTTATATGCCAGTGACTGATCCTTGGAGGAGAAGTTGACCACTGTCAGCAAAGTCACCTTAATGTAGCATCCTGGAGCAAGCAGAGGGGTGGTACCAGAGAGCTGATTCCAGTTCCTGAGCACTCCCTTCTTTCTCAAAAGAAACACTGTTAGGTCCTGCTAAACTCTTCACAGAGTGCCTGATGTAGGCTGTGATACCGCTCACCGTGACAtaggggggtcagcagaactgctaccttggacttccgTAGGGCcaactttggcctgtttaagagaatggttgacagagtcccttgggatACAGTCCTGGGATCCACTCGAGGGTACCAAGGGAGCTGAcggaggagctcaccaagccactctccataATTCATCAACAGTCCGGCAAACTGGCGAGGTCCCAGACGcctggaggttagccaatgtgatgTCAATCTACCAGAAGGGCTGCAAGGAGaatctggggaactacaggcctgtcagcctgacctcagtgctggggaaggttatggagcagatcatcctgagtgccatcacatggcacatgCAGAACGATGCAGGGATCAGGACCAGCCAGCAcgggtttatgaaaggcaggtcctgcttgactaatgtgatctccttctacaacaagACAGCCTGCTTAGTGGGtgagagaaaggctgtggatgttgtctacctgaaccttagtaaagcctttgacaccatctcccacagcattcttccagagaaactggctgctcatggcttggatgggtgtactctacGCTGGGttaaagctggctggacagctgagaccaaagagtggtagtaaatggagttacatccagctggcagcttgTCACAGATGCTGTTCCCCAGGGACCAatattggggccagtcctgtttagtatctttattgacaatctggacaaggggatcaagtgcaccctcagcaagtttgcaggtgacaccaagctgggcgGGAATGTTGGTCggcttgagggcaggaaggctctgcagggggatctggacaggcCGGGCCCATGGGCTGAGGCCActtgtatgaggttcaacatgGAGAAGTGCTGgatcctgcacttgggtcacaccagctTCACACAGCGCTACAGGTCTGGGcaggagtggctggaaagctgcccagggaaaaggacctgggggtgctggctgacagccggctgaagttgagccagcagtgtgcccaggtggccaaggcaaccaacagcatcctggctggtgtcagaaacagtgtgaccagcaggacaagggaagtgatcgTCAGTGAGCACATACTGGTGAGGCTGtaccttgaatcctgtgttcagttttgggctcctcacTTCAAAggggacattgaggtgctggagcgtgtccagagaagggcaacgaagttggtgaagggtctggagcacaaggcttatgaggagcggctgagggaactgggggtgtttagtctggagaggaggaggctcaggggggatcttatcgctctctacagctgcctggaaggaggctgtaggcaggtgggggtcggcctcttctcccagatgatgagtgacaggacaagagggaacagactcaagttatgccaggggaggtttaggttggatatcaggaaaagtttcttcacataaagggtggtcaagcattggaacaggttgcccaggaaggtggtggaatcaccatccttggaggtgtttaaaaatgtgtagatgtgttacttagggacacggttcagtggtggacttggcagtcttgggttaatggttggacttgatgacctcaaaggtcttttccaacctaaacgattctatgatcCTGTGACAACACAGATGCTGAGGGAGGGAGACCACCAAGGTCACCTGAGGAGCCTTGTGCACAGTTGAAATAAGATGGAACAACGGTGAAATGGAAGACAACCTGAACAGCCACCTCAGCCGGATGCCAGCAGCAGCGTAAAGCTGTCACAGGAGAAGGGATGAAGGCagggatgtgctgcaggagagaCCGGCTCATCCCCAGTGAAGGCGTGTGCCCCACCAGAGCAGCGagcccggccgggcccgcccgctgccccgtgctggcagccccccgcccgccccggctgCCCGGCGCCCCCGGCGCGGCACCCCCGGGCCCCTCCGCTCCGCGCTCCGcctgcggccccgccgccggggcagcCTCAGCAGCGGCACGGGGGAGCGCGCCCCCGGGGGAAGGAGCCTGTCCGGGCACGGgaggcggccccgccgccgtgCCCGCCGGTGCCCGCTTCGCGCTGTCCCCCGGTCCCACGTCCCCTGCCCGCTGCTCTCCCTCCCGCCGGTGCCGCCCGTTGCGGTTGCGGAAAGCGGCTCTCCCTTCGGTGCGGGCGCGGTGAGGTGGGGGAGAAGCGAGAAGCGGCATCTGTACCCTTGCATCCGCATCCGCACCCGTTACCCGCACCCGTCGCCGGGGTACGCGCCTCGGCCGCGGGCGGgacggggcggccccggggctgcAGCGGGAGAGAGCGGGgagccgccggccgccccccgccgcccggccccgggcacCTCCGGCAGGCGCCGCGGGAGCGGGAGAGGAGGGCGGGGGCTACTCGTCGGGGCGGGGGCTGGCACGGGGCTGGCACGATAAAACCGGGGGTAATTGCATTTAGGCAAATGAGGCTGCCTCGGCCCTCCCCGTCTCCAGGTATATAAAGTGGGGAGCGCTCCCGCGGACGGCCAATGCGCACGGCGAGCAGCGCCCGCCCTCCCCGGTGCAGACGGTGCGTGCCTCCGGGAGCCTGTCCGTCCGTGCCTAGGCGTGTGGGGATGCGCTTGTTTGTATGTTTGTGGGGCTGTGTGCGCGTGTACTTCCGTGTGCCTGCCTATATGGGTGTGCGGGGGGGCGTCTAGGTGAGTGTGCACCATGCGGGGGGTGCCCATACACGCTTGTGTGTCCGCACGTGTGTGTCTCTGTATGTGCAAGCGTGCTTTTGTGCCCGTCCCGGCGTGTGTATCTGGACGTGTGAAGGGATGCGTGTGTACCTCTAGACACGCGTGTCTGTGTATGTGGAGAGCCGTATCTCTACATAGGTGTGTGCATCTAAGGTATGTCTAGCAGTCTGTGTGAGTTTATAACTAGATGTGTATGTACCTGGATATGTATGTGAGGGGGATGTatctgcttgtgtgtgtgtacgtggGAAGGTGTGGGTATACCTGCGTGTGAGGCTGTGCTTATGCATGTACCTGTGTGGATGTGCGTGTCCATCTGTGTGCTGGTGGGTACATCTGGCTGCATACCGGTCCATATGTGGGGGGCACGTGTGTCACCCAGAGGTGTATGTAGCACTCAAGGGGGATTTGGGGCGCATAACGAGGTCCGTGTACATCTGTATGTGCGAGGGCGCGTGCACCCAGGTGTgcccggggggcgggggtgcGCAGGGCCGTGTGTATGCACGGCCAGGGGTGCCCGCGGCCgctcgccccgccgccgccccggtgCATCACCCGCCGCCCCCGCAGGACGTCGAGGCGGCGATGAGACTCCCGCTGGCTTTCGCCGTGCTCCTCCTGGCCTCGGCGCAGGCGCTGGCTGAGGAGATGGGCAACACCGACGACCTCAGCTACTGGTCCGACTGGTCGGACGGCGACCAGGTGAAGGTGAGTCCCGGCGGCCGCTGCTCCGCCCGGCGACCCCGCGGCGCTGCGGGGGGCGGTGTCGGGCGGGGGGTCCGCGCTGAGCGCCGCCCGCTGTCGCCCCGCAGGAGGAGCTGCCGCTGCCCCTGGAGCATTTCCTGCAGAGGATGGCGCGGAGACCCCGGCCCCAGCAGTTCTTCGGCCTCATGGGCAAGCGGGAAGCCGgtgagcggggcggggggctggctCCCTCTCATTCCCCTCCACCTGCCGCTCCTCCCGGTGCCGCTCGGAGCTTCAAGGCGGCTGTCACCTGGGTTTAACGCGTTAGACCTTTCTCAGAAGTTGACATGTGGGTTGTTTGGCtttgggttggggtttgtttggctttttaaaattatttttttttagtttagtaTCAGATAACTCACCGATTGGTAAAGAGCAGGCTTCCCACTAAAGTGCCAAGTGCACACTTGACCACAGCACATAAATACCAACAAGCAGTATTACAATAACTGACGGGTCAGCATCTGTGCTGCTGAATTGCCCGAGTGTGGAAATTGGTTGTGTATATGGTTACTGCCgtgttttctgtgtgcttaCTGATCCTAGAACTGACCTGAGAAATCGGAGCTACCCAGATCTAAATTGTGTGGGTTTAGCTAAAACAACTCTTTGTAGTCTCTTCAAAGAGAGATGCAGTTATAAATGATCACCTTAATTTCCCTGAACTGGAATATGTGTAGAGtagtttctgtatttgattCTTCAAAGCATTGCAGTAGCATCGTGTGTACATGCCAATAATTTTtcaacaacttttttcttttttttttcttcttccaatcAGGATACGGCCAGATCTCTCACAAAAGTAAGTTACATTTTAAGTAATTATTAGAAGATGTTCACATGGGGAACAGTGTATTTGAGGGGATTAGTTAGAAGGTGACTGGGTTCAGCTAAGGACTGGCAGCACTGGTGGTGGAGAAATGTTCTGTTAAAGAATTGAAACCCCTCGGTGCAGCTGTGAGCTGGTACCTCATCTGAGCTGCCAGAACCTTTGAGATTTCAATCCACGGTAATGTGTGGATGTTACAGCTCTCTCTTATTTCCCCAGGGGGGGATTCTGTAAGCCTTTCTCATAGGCAAGGCAGGCTTACTGCCAGAATTGGAGAGGAGCAATTAAGATGACAAAATCTGGGAAATTAGAACAGTGAATTCCCAAATCCCTGAGAACAATTCTACCGGAGAGTCCATGTGATTGCATGCAAGATGCTGTATCTGTGCTCTTGTTTTATCCGAGTGGGAATCAGAGCCCCGCTGACAGCAGGGGCTGGCTGATGGTGTGCTGCCATATAAACAGGTATATCTTGCCCAATTAATAAGTGTGCTTTGCTTAGCTTCTGTGTAACACCAACTGGGAGATAGTACGAGCAATATGGTGTTACCTTGTTCTGCACAGTGATAGTTTTATCCTCTGAATTTATCTGAAGATGCTTAGACAGGAGCCAGAAGGCTTTTAATAAGTAAAACTGATCTTGTATTCTTTGAGACCTCCACAAAGGTCAATAACTGTCCCGGTGTTCTGTTAGCCACAAGATTTTATCACTAGAATTACGTATTGGAAGACCAGTTAAAGAGTCTGATACAAGGATTGTGCCAAATCACCTGCTGactaaagtaaaaaataatagctttctgaaaatgcttcaGCTTGAATTAATACCTGTGAGGTCTGAGgatcatttttcttcctttatagaTGAATTGGCTAAGCAAAATTCTTTCCAAAGAGAAATTTCTAAGTTTGCCTCAAAAGTCACCTTAGAGAAAGAATGGCTCCTTTTCGTTCCTTATCTGAAACTATAGCTACAACTATACCTGATACGTGCTGTAGGCCAAAACTTGGGGTAATTTATCCTCTACACATCCAGTGCCTTGAGGAGCACTAGTGGGACAGGAAGGTAATATCTGAACTTATAAATGTTCCAAAAATAGAGCCAGACTGTCTAGCTCAGACGTGTCCAGACAAGAGTCCCATTGGCTTCCTCTCCAATAAGGGCTCTGCCTGATCTGCAAGGAAGATTCTTCTTccacattacagaaaaaaacaagtagaAGAGGTGCATCACAGAGATGCAGGCTATACCAAGCCACTGCCTTCTTGTGCTGTTGCTCAAATCAATAGGAATTGTACTGGGAGAGGAATAAGAATCAGTTATCAgtcattgtttttcctttatacTTGAAAAACCTCCACTAAACTAAACCAAAATTCTATCAGAGTTAATGAGAAGATGTCCACCTAACTGGCTTGTGCCTTGGTCTAGCCTGTGTAGTCTGAGTAGTCAGACTGATGTTCTTTCTCCATTGTCTGAGAGTGAACAGATGAAGAGTTTTGGAGCCCATGTCCTCCTCCCTCGTGAGAATACGTTATCTTAAAAGCCTGCCTATTTAAAATGTACTAAAACActcccaaatatattttttcagggCATAAAACAGACTCCTTTGTTGGACTTATGGGCAAAAGATCTTTAAATTCTGGTATGTATATGACTAAATCTGGTATTTGGTGACATACAGCCTCCTCATTCTGTtgcctctttcttctctccGAGCGGATGGAAGATGCAGTCTTTATGTAGTGCAGACCCAGAGTTCTCTGAAAAAGGATCAGGATTTTCTTTGTTAACCAAGGTGTTTCAGGGTCTGCTTCACTCCAATGCTTGAGATGATCAGGGTGGTCTGAGCTGCAGGCAAGGTCACATGGAAGTCCCCAGGGCGCTTTCCTTACTGCCCTGTCCTtgccagcagcatgccctgCCGGTCCCAAGTGCTAatacaagaaaaagcagaattttactGAAGCATCAAGAAAAATTCAGAGGCTGAAAACGTAAAGCTCATCTAAACTTGTGATCCAAATCCAGATCTTGCCAGGTAAAGGCATATCCTCATTGTCTCTGGAGATCATTATTCCTCAGACTTGGAGCAGAAGGTAGAAGAGCAGAGATCTGCCATTAACACCACCTCATTCTGCAGGTCAAGCTGTTAAACATTCCTGGCCTCTTCCATCTTTTCattttacctaaaaaaaaaaaaaaaggcaacaagcATTTTAAGCTTTGAACTGATACTGTgaatttgtgttattttcccaTAGCATCAATATAGTGCAGAATCCTCTTCCCATATGTGCACAGCCCCCACGGGTAACTGCAGGCTGCCCGGAGCTTTGCCTTTCCCATGCCATAGGGCCATACTGAAGAAATCCCTCACTGTGAACCATAAAGTGTTAGTTAATTCCCCAGAATAggaattaacaaaataaaaaacctaatATGTTTTTCATGTCTCTGAAATACTTCTCACTGTTTTGTTAAATGGATGATAAAAGTTAAATTACTAGCTGACACCTCTATATTATGTGGATACACGCTGTGATCTATATTCTGCAATTATGGTTGTcagtaacttttattttcaattaaacCCTGTTCAGACTAGTAATATTGCTCTCTGCATCATTTTGCAAATTGCTATGTATCATGAATAATTCTGTACAATTTTATCTGTGGTGGCAACAGCTATTAAATGCATAATACCTGTAAATATATCTGCTATCACAAAAGTAAATAGCCTGGAAGTAATAAATTGGGTTTGGCTTCCACTGGGATTACTTTTACATTAACATGAGAACGTAAAATACAGTGGATgtttaaaaaaggcaaagattttATTGCTCTAATTTCAAAATTGCTGGTACAGTCAGGATACTGTTATGTGGTATTTGTAACAGGAGAATAAGGAAGTTTTACCCTCTTGGGCTATGTCATATCTGCCTGACAGGTAAACCTAGAATTGACTGCTTTTCTGCCTCATTCCCtgaggagaaaatgaagaagtttCTCCTCCTCTGGAGGAGAAGATAGGTCCTAAGGACTGTGTAATCAAAGCGAGATCAGGAATATGTGCTAGGACTGTCCTTACTTCTCCCTACTGAATGATATTTAATGGGGCAGGACCGTGTCTTGGTGCCGTGTGCCTTGGTGCCCTGGTTTTCTTGTTCTGCAGAAAGCCCCTACGTCCCCTGGCAACGTGCAGGAGCTCACACTGCCCCGCTGCTGGGTGTGAGCACGGTGCTGAGTTAAAGCCGCCTGTGAGAAGGCGGGATGCGGGGATGCTGGTGTCTCCGTCTCTGGTTTGATGAGCTGGGGTCTGACACTGACCCCCAGGCTGTGCAGTCTGTTGGATGAATGCTTCAGGTAGAAGCTAGAAAAGTCACCTGTACAGTAAAGATACTGTAATGATCCACACTGAGAAAGAAAGCTCGACTCATTTTGCATTTAGCCTGGAGAGAATTGAAGTCTTATTGATTTTAAACTGCCACTGATCCAAAATGCCAGCTCCCTGTAGGATGCGGTGCTGAATCCCCCCAAACTAGCTGTGTGTTTGCACGCAATAGTCAGGCACGCAAATGCTCTATGGAAACAGTCCTCCCTTTGGGATGGAAGCAAAGATGACTCTGGTGACCAGCTACAGCACCCTACGGTCAGGCTCTGCCCCGGCAGGGCTTTCTGGGTTTCCCCTTCATTTTAAGAGTAAGAGCTACTAAATGCCAAATATGTTACCGGAGACTATTTTACGCTGCAGTTGATCCACAGAGCAGTCTGAGGTTTGCTTAGCTCCTGCTGCAGATTTTGGCGAAAGGTATCCCTGTGTGCACAGCCTGGGGACGGGGAGGGTTCAAACCTGGCGAAGAGCTGACTGTGCAGGACAGAAGGTGGACATGTCGTCGATGCAGAAAGCCTCTACCCACATACCGATCTGCGTGCTCCGATCCCATCAGTTAAATGGATTACTGGGAGCTAAAAAGGCTCTGCGTTAATGGTACTTTCGGCAGCTCAATAGACAAGAGGTAGAAAGCACTGCTCAGACCTTCAGCCTCCTGGAGGGCAGTGTAGGCTGAGAGgtaaaaccaaattttttttgtttgtttttgagccccagcagctcagggctgggcagggagcccTCACCTCAGCTGCAAACATGCCGATGGAGTCCGGTGGTGacccagcaggctgcaggtgCCTGATGCTTTCCTGTGCTCGCTGGGGTTTACGCAAGGTTGCACCATGTGTTTCATTCTCCTTTGTTTTTTGCAGGATCCTCTGAAAGGAGCATAGCACAGAATTATGAACGGAGGCGTAAATGAGACATTCCTGTGCATTATTTAATAAACTTCATTTGTTCTACGGGGCAATGCAGTGTAATATAAACTAACCACTGTATGGAAtagttatttatttaataataaccgatggggttttttttgtttgagttgtacaaaataaaatgattatttttcataGTGTGGCAGTGGTACACATTGTGTAGGTGCGTTGTGGTTCTGAAAGGACCAGCAACCCTGGTGATGTCTCACAACAAAGCACATCATTTGATATGACCCATAAGGTTATGTTcactaaacaaagaaaatattctgttcaTCGAAAGCGAGTCTATCAGCTTCACAGCCAGTGCAGAACAGAGCTGATGTACAGTCTAGTGCCTCAATTTGTTTTCATGGTTTATAATGTACTGTAATTTCCAtatcaaaaaatatatttgtatcaTTGCAGcatgttttatgttttgtgaCTACGTATCTATATATTTTAAGAAGGGTGGTGGGTAAGGTTTAAATGGGAATCCAAGGTCTTCATTTCATAGCCTGGAATTTTATGatagtaacattttaaataaaaaccactCTGGGGATTTTGCAACATACTTTCTTTGCTGATAGTGATGGAGTTATTTCCCACGTTGGTCTGGAATGAGACTTGGATACAAGCAACAGTGGTctgaaactggaaagaaatatcAAATTAATGACTTCCTTCCACAGGGAGTCTGTGAGCCTCCTGGTGAGGGTCTGGCGAACATTTGGGGGATTTGCTACGGGAGATGGGCATTCCTGGCATTGCTCTGGGTCACTCAAGGTGCCATCCAGCCTAAACCTGATGGAAATCAAAAAGCTCGTTGGCTGAATCAAAAGGCCCCTATGTACGGCCCAGCTCCAAGCAGACTAATTTGCTGAGGAATTCATCCACTATTGCAGGTTTATTACTT
Coding sequences:
- the TAC1 gene encoding protachykinin-1; the encoded protein is MRLPLAFAVLLLASAQALAEEMGNTDDLSYWSDWSDGDQVKEELPLPLEHFLQRMARRPRPQQFFGLMGKREAGYGQISHKRHKTDSFVGLMGKRSLNSGSSERSIAQNYERRRK